In the Pontibacillus sp. HMF3514 genome, CTTGAGTAATATAGGAAAAACAACTAGTAGTTAACATAAAAAAGACACGCTCTCTGAATGTAAGTATGTCAGTTTTGGAGCACAAAAAGTGAAAATGTATTATAAAATGAGCGTTGAATTGCGTAGCAATTTGAGGCTCATTTTTCGTTGTTATTTCAATGTTTATATATGTTTTAAGTAGTTACTTACACAATAAAATGCAACCCAATATGCACATCTACAATAATTATTGAAGACCTGCAATTTCAGGTGCAAAACGAATGCAATTTCGACAACAAAAAAAGAGCAAATTCCTTATCGGAAAATGCTCCTTCTTCTTCAACTAAAGCCCCCTTATGTGGAAGACTTGGAATCGAGATATGTTGAGAGCAGTCCGTTGCTTTTGTGAGAGGTAGGGGTTCAGTGAAACGGCAATACTCCTGCGGAAGACCAGCTGAGCCTCCTCATACGCTACGCTCCTTGCGGGGTCTCATCTGCCCTTTCTACCGCGGGAGTTTGCCGTTTCCCTCACCCCTTTACGTTTATGGAAGTTAACGGACCCATGGCTGAGTTTTTTAATTTTTCACATAAGGAAAATGCGAATTTAGATACTAAAACCCTTAACATATAAGGCTTTAGATCACTTTGATGCATATATGATATAACCACACATTCTATATCAGAAAACCTTATGATAGCTGCGGTTCCGTTAATCTCAATAACGCCAAGGTGGGCTGTGGAACGGGTTGACTCCTCCGGTAGAAAGGGCGAGCGAGATCCCGCAGGAACGTAGTGACGAGGAAGCTCGATCGGTCTTCCGGGGAAAGCAACCCGTTCCACAGCCCGCCGCTCTGCATAAACATAACGGAACCAACCCGCACCAGCTTATTCAAGATAACTGCCAGTTAGCTGAATAACGCTCCCTAACTCATTTTACCATTTTATGCCGAATTTCTTCCGACTCACATAATTAGTAATGCAATTAACCCTACAATTTCCAATAAAAAAATAGTTCAATTAAGGGGTACAAATTGCAATATTGTACTCCAAAACTGAACTACTTACTCTGAATGCGTGTCTTTTTTATCTTTTGTAAAATTCCTTACCTTCAACACTTTACCGTATTATCACAATGGGAGTCAGGCTCCCTGTTAATTTTGTCCTATCAATCTCGCTTTAACAGGATCATATATATTAAATTCTTCGGTTGGATGAAACTTAATAGTATTCAAACGTGTTTGGTCATTAGAACAAAAAACAAGACCCCACTTTTGGTTCCCCATTTCCATTCTTTCACTATGTTGCTCGGCGATATTTAGATCCAAAAGGTAACTAAGAGACATGAGGTCTTCTTCACTGAACGGCAAAAGGATTTCCATTGCTTTAATATACGTATGCTTTTCTTCTGTTACAACTTCATGCCTTTTCTGCAATTCGATTTTTAGCTTCCAAGGAGTTGAAATAAAAGTTCTTCGTTCACCCTCGTTGACTTTCCAACCCAGCTCTTGAGCCTTATCAACCATTTGAAAGTATTCAGATTCATTAACTAAGATGCCAATATGGTCAAAGATATCTCTCTTCCCCTGACCAAATGTAATGTTGGTTTGCCCTTTAACCATTTGGATAATTCTAAATCGGACATCTTTATCTCTAAAATCATCCCAGTTCAGGGGAGGATTAAATGTTTGCATTTCCCCTTTATAATTTCCTACTCTTAGGTTTGTTTCAAAACCTAACTTCTGATAAAATCTCTCCATTTCCTCCGGCTTATCTGTCCACCAATGATAATGAAATAATTGCATGTAGAAGCTCCCTTCGTAAGAATTTAGCTTATCCATAGTGTACATTTGTTGCTAGCTTTTGGCTTCATAAATATGGTGTAAGTTGGTTTACGACTTTTGGCGGAGAATATTTGTTTTAAGTGTACAGGTAAATTATACCACCCTCATTTTGTCTAGCGAAAATTTGGTGTTAGGATACATAAAAACACACGCCAAATTGACGTGTGCCTTATCTTCTCCTAATTCCCATCAACCACTTCTTTTAAGATCTCATAAGACCGCTTCTGCTTATCACGATCATAAATATAAGAAACAGCCATAATTTCATCAACATTATACTTTTCCTGAAAAGAAGTTAACTGTTCACGTATAGAGTCTTTACTTCCTTTTAACGTCATACTAGACATCGTAGAGGCAGCCTGTTTCTCAGTTGGTCTCCATATCTTGTCCATATCTTCAACTGGAGGACTTAATGGATTTTGGGTACCGCGAATGACATTTAAGAAGAATTGCTGCATGGTGGTTTCTTCCTTGTCTGCTTCTGCATCACTCTCAGCTGCGATGACATTAAGACCTACGATAACATAAGGTTCATCCAAGTATTCGGATGGCTCAAATCGATCACGATAAATCGATAGAGCTTCATCCATATGTGCTGGAGCAAAGTGAGATGCAAACGCATAAGGTAATCCTAGTTTTGCTGCTAAGCGAGCTGAATCCGTCGATGAGCCTAGTATATAAATTGGAACATTTGTGCCTATACCTGGGTGAGCTTTCACATAATCTTGAACGTCTTCATCATCAAAAAACTTTTGTAAGGTCTCCACATCCTGAGGGAATGAATAAACCGTATTACTTTGTGATCTTCTTAAGGCACTTGCTGTTAATTGATCTGTTCCCGGAGCACGTCCAAGTCCCAAATCAACGCGGTTTGGATAGATTGTTTCCATCGTTCCAAATTGCTCGGCTACGACTAACGGAGAATGGTTTGGAAGCATAACCCCACCTGAGCCCACACGAATTTTCTCCGTATGCTCTAAGGTATGCTTTATTAAAATGGAAGTCGCAGAACTTACTAGCGTTGAAGTATTATGATGCTCTGCAATCCAATAGCGAGTATAGCCCATCTTTTCAGTAGCTTGTGCTAAATCAACCATAGCCTCTATAGCTTGCGAAGAGCCCTCTCCTTCGCGAACAGGGACTAAGTTAAGAACAGATAATGGTATTTGTATAGTAGACATTTGATTTGTCCTTTCTTGTTGAAGTTTTCTAGAACTATACTTCATAGGGTACAAAAGCTTTCTACAAAATGTAAAACTATATGCATGAGGGTCGAGAATAAAGTCTTATTCATTGACATATGTCTCAAATACCGGAACGGATTGTTATAAGTTTTGTCCATCTTCTTCCCTTTTGTCACTATAGTGCCGCTGATCTATGTATCTAGTTAAAGGTAAATGGGTATTTTCACGGAATAATATGTATAAGGATCATGATGTTTTGTAAGGAGAGATGTTTATGAATACTGTACTTAGGGTCATGGGTATCATAGCAATAATCACAAGCATAGTAGTAGGAATTGCAACAAAATCTTTTTGGGGTTGCTTATTTTGGGTCACTGGCGGAGCATGTATTGCAGCAATTTTATTTGCATTAGACCTTATCATAGATAATCAAAAACATATATCTGAACTTCTACAAAAATCTGTACACACTAAAAAACTTCGCACAACATATAAAACATGTCCCAAGTGTGGTTATGAGCATGATGAAACGCGTAAATCTTGTCCAAAATGTGGGCATAGGATGTGATATGAACTCTATAAAATAAGTGGTTTATATAAATATCCTTCTTTTCATCATTTTAATTATGAGCGGCAGACAGTGATCTATGAGCGTTACGGCAAATTTAAGAGTGATCTATCGAAGTTATGATCGCCCCGAAATAGATATAAGCATAACTTGAATTTTATGATCAATTCTTTCCTATATATGAGCGTTCTGCCTCAAACGAACTCTTCAATACAAAAATCCCCCACAGTAGCCAAAGCCACCAAAGGGGGATTTCATTATAATTAATAAACCGAAGTATTCTCTTTCGTCATATTCTCCAAAATCTCTTTCACACGAGCTAGGAAGTTACCACACACAAGTCCGTCTAGTACACGGTGGTCTAGGGACAAGCATAGGTTTACCATGTCACGTGCTGCGAACATGCCGTTCATGAATACAGGACGTTTTACAATGGATTCAACCTGCAGGATTGCTGCTTGTGGGTGGTTGATGACGCCCATAGACTGCACGGAGCCGAATGAACCTGTGTTGTTCACGGTGAATGTGCCGCCTTCCATATCTGCGGATGTAAGTTTACCATCGCGGGCTTTTTTCGCTAGGTCTGTAATGTCCTTTGCGATGCCTTTGATGCTCTTTTCGTCTGCGTCTTTAATGACTGGGACGAAAAGTTGGTTTCCGCTTGCTACAGCGATATTTAGATTAATCGCTTTGCGTTGGATGATCTTATCACCAGCCCAAGTGCTGTTAAGCTCTGGGAATTCTTTAAGTGCTTGTGCTACGGCTTTTACGAAGAAAGCGAAGTACGTTAGGCTGAAGCCCTCTTTTTGTTTGAACTCGTCTTTTTTCGCATTGCGTAGTTCAGCAAGGTTGGTTACGTCTACTTCAACTGTCATCCAAGCATGAGGGATTTCAGTTTTAGATTTCACCATGTTTTGAGCAATTGCTTTACGCACGCCTGTTACTGGGATTTCTACATCGCCTTCTTGCGCTGTAGGTTGTGGGCCAGATGGTGCAGGTTGTGCGCTTGCAGCTGCTGGTTGAGATGGTGCTGCAGGTGCTTCTTGTTTTGGAGCTTCTTGTTTTGCTTGTTCAGGCTGTTTGTCACCTGCTTTTGGAATGTCGCCAGATGCGATAAGCTTTTCAAGGTCTTTACGTGTAATACGTCCGCCACGTCCAGATCCTTTAACTTGATTCAGATCAATATCGTTCTCTTGAGCCATACGTAGTACAGCTGGTGAGTAACGCTTTTTCATCGGTTGATCTTCATCTGCTTGGTCATCAGCATCGCCCACAGCCTCTTTTTCAACAGGAGCTTCTGTTTTGTCCTCGCCTGCATCACCTGAGGAAGCTTCTTCGCCTCCTCCTTCTGTTTCGATATAGCACATAAGCTCGCCGACTTCGATTGTGTCGCCTTCGCTTGCGACAAGTTCAGTGATTTTACCTGTGAAAGAGGATGGAACCTCTGCGTTTACTTTATCTGTCATAACCTCTGCGATTGGATCGTACTTATTAACCGTGTCGCCTGGTTCAACTAGCCATGAGCTAATTGTACCTTCTGTTACACTCTCACCGAGCTGAGGCATATTGATTTTTTCTTTAGCCAATGCAAACCCTCCTTAAAATTCAGCTAGATCACGCATTGCTTGTTCAACTTTATCCGGATTCATCATGAAGTATTTCTCCATCGTTGGAGCATATGGCATGGATGGTACGTCTGGTCCAGCCAAGCGTTGAACAGGTGCATCAAGATCAAATAGGCAGTTTTCTGCGATAATGGCAGATACTTGGCCGATGATGCTTCCTTCTTTGTTGTCTTCTGTTACAAGAAGCACTTTACCTGTTTTCTTAGCTGCTTCAATAATTGCTTCCTGATCAAGTGGATACACTGTGCGTAGGTCTAAAATGTGTGCGTCAATGCCTTCTTCAGCTAGCTTTTCAGCAGCTTGAAGCGCAAAGTTTACACATAGACCGTAAGTGATAACTGTTACGTCAGAACCTTCACGTTTTACATCAGCTTTTCCAATTGGAAGTGTGTAATCATCCTCAGGTACTTCGCCTTTGATCAGACGATAAGCACGTTTATGCTCAAAGAATAGGACAGGGTCATCATCACGAATTGCTGCTTTTAATAGTCCTTTCACATCGTAAGGCGTTGAAGGCATTACGATTTTTAGACCTGGCTGATTCGCAAATACAGACTCAACAGATTGAGAGTGGTATAGTGCGCCGTGTACGCCTCCACCATATGGAGCACGGATTGTCATTGGTGCGCTCCAATCATTGTTTGAGCGGTAACGCATTTTAGCCGCTTCCGAAATGATTTGGTTTACAGCAGGCATGATAAAGTCAGCGAACTGCATCTCAGCTACCGGGCGCTTTCCGTACATTGCTGCACCAATTCCAACACCAGCAATTGCAGATTCAGCAAGTGGTGTATCGATTACGCGCTCTTCACCGAATTCGTCATAAAGACCATCAGTAGCACGGAATACGCCTCCACGTTTTCCGACGTCTTCTCCTAATACAAATACATTTTCATCACGTTGCATTTCTTCTTGTAACGCTTTCGTTACAGCTTGTATATAAGACATTACAGGCATAGTCGTTTCCCCTCCTTACTCATTCTCAGCATAAACGTACTTCAATGCACTTTCTGGCTCAGCGTATGGTGCATTTTCAGCGTAGTCTGTAGCATCATTAATGATTTTTGTAAGTTCTTCTTCCATCTCTTTTTCTTTATCTTCTGTTAGCACACCAGCATCTTGAAGATATTTTTTGAATGTAATAAGAGAATCTTTTTTCTTCGCTTCTTCAACCTCTTCACGCTCACGGTACGTACGGTCATCGTCGTCACTG is a window encoding:
- a CDS encoding VOC family protein, with the protein product MQLFHYHWWTDKPEEMERFYQKLGFETNLRVGNYKGEMQTFNPPLNWDDFRDKDVRFRIIQMVKGQTNITFGQGKRDIFDHIGILVNESEYFQMVDKAQELGWKVNEGERRTFISTPWKLKIELQKRHEVVTEEKHTYIKAMEILLPFSEEDLMSLSYLLDLNIAEQHSERMEMGNQKWGLVFCSNDQTRLNTIKFHPTEEFNIYDPVKARLIGQN
- a CDS encoding zinc-ribbon domain-containing protein; amino-acid sequence: MNTVLRVMGIIAIITSIVVGIATKSFWGCLFWVTGGACIAAILFALDLIIDNQKHISELLQKSVHTKKLRTTYKTCPKCGYEHDETRKSCPKCGHRM
- a CDS encoding alpha-ketoacid dehydrogenase subunit beta gives rise to the protein MPVMSYIQAVTKALQEEMQRDENVFVLGEDVGKRGGVFRATDGLYDEFGEERVIDTPLAESAIAGVGIGAAMYGKRPVAEMQFADFIMPAVNQIISEAAKMRYRSNNDWSAPMTIRAPYGGGVHGALYHSQSVESVFANQPGLKIVMPSTPYDVKGLLKAAIRDDDPVLFFEHKRAYRLIKGEVPEDDYTLPIGKADVKREGSDVTVITYGLCVNFALQAAEKLAEEGIDAHILDLRTVYPLDQEAIIEAAKKTGKVLLVTEDNKEGSIIGQVSAIIAENCLFDLDAPVQRLAGPDVPSMPYAPTMEKYFMMNPDKVEQAMRDLAEF
- a CDS encoding LLM class flavin-dependent oxidoreductase — translated: MSTIQIPLSVLNLVPVREGEGSSQAIEAMVDLAQATEKMGYTRYWIAEHHNTSTLVSSATSILIKHTLEHTEKIRVGSGGVMLPNHSPLVVAEQFGTMETIYPNRVDLGLGRAPGTDQLTASALRRSQSNTVYSFPQDVETLQKFFDDEDVQDYVKAHPGIGTNVPIYILGSSTDSARLAAKLGLPYAFASHFAPAHMDEALSIYRDRFEPSEYLDEPYVIVGLNVIAAESDAEADKEETTMQQFFLNVIRGTQNPLSPPVEDMDKIWRPTEKQAASTMSSMTLKGSKDSIREQLTSFQEKYNVDEIMAVSYIYDRDKQKRSYEILKEVVDGN
- a CDS encoding dihydrolipoamide acetyltransferase family protein, with product MAKEKINMPQLGESVTEGTISSWLVEPGDTVNKYDPIAEVMTDKVNAEVPSSFTGKITELVASEGDTIEVGELMCYIETEGGGEEASSGDAGEDKTEAPVEKEAVGDADDQADEDQPMKKRYSPAVLRMAQENDIDLNQVKGSGRGGRITRKDLEKLIASGDIPKAGDKQPEQAKQEAPKQEAPAAPSQPAAASAQPAPSGPQPTAQEGDVEIPVTGVRKAIAQNMVKSKTEIPHAWMTVEVDVTNLAELRNAKKDEFKQKEGFSLTYFAFFVKAVAQALKEFPELNSTWAGDKIIQRKAINLNIAVASGNQLFVPVIKDADEKSIKGIAKDITDLAKKARDGKLTSADMEGGTFTVNNTGSFGSVQSMGVINHPQAAILQVESIVKRPVFMNGMFAARDMVNLCLSLDHRVLDGLVCGNFLARVKEILENMTKENTSVY